A single window of Caldimicrobium thiodismutans DNA harbors:
- a CDS encoding FtsK/SpoIIIE family DNA translocase, translated as MQPKTKTIFLNILIFGFLLFASLSIFTYHPQDPGFGVEGAKEIKNIGGLLGAYLSSFFIFFFGIVALFIPIFTFLSYLLLFFLFSLRKIILINIFLLISLCLSFSFLFEMLEIKDKYLWMRFPLHGGFIGEISSLFIKALGVPGFFLLIILLLLIPGFILLDRTKFLARFFKSDQSEEKFSIPQEKTQESPAPLELRDIKVQTGEKNPLSEHQVQSEETPEVSIPKKLTLPPPIDLLSDSPTSSYKIKPEELKERALLLKAKLREFGIEGEVTGINPGPVITVFEFKPAPGIKLSKILSLVDDLALGLSAKSVRIVAPIPGKSVIGIEISNPQRELVYLKEILTEETFKKSNSPLTFSLGKDLSGIPVVADLRKMPHLLIAGSTGSGKSIFIHSIILSILYKSTPEEVKFLMIDPKRIELSVYDGIPYLLHPVVLEPNMATRALRWAVSEMERRYSLFEEFSVRNLESYNEEFEEKLPYIVIIIDELADLMVVSSKEVETLLTRLAQMARAAGIHLIVATQRPSVDVITGLIKVNFPARISFQVTSKVDSRTILDTQGAERLLGAGDMLFMPPGSSHLQRIHAPFVSEKEVKRVVDYLKSFGEPEYLADLESLADESEEETLSSDPMGDELYQEALKIAYQYGKISVSMLQRKLRIGYNRAARIVEKMEEEGILGPSDGVRPRPVIGPRKPL; from the coding sequence ATGCAGCCTAAAACAAAAACCATTTTCCTGAATATTCTTATTTTCGGTTTTCTCCTATTTGCGAGCCTCTCCATTTTTACCTATCATCCCCAGGATCCCGGGTTTGGTGTAGAGGGAGCTAAGGAGATAAAAAATATAGGGGGCCTCTTAGGGGCATATCTTAGTTCATTTTTCATCTTTTTCTTTGGTATAGTTGCCCTATTTATTCCAATTTTTACTTTTTTGAGCTATCTTCTTCTATTTTTTTTATTTTCTTTGCGAAAAATCATACTCATCAATATCTTTTTATTAATCTCTCTTTGCTTAAGTTTTTCTTTTCTTTTTGAAATGCTTGAAATAAAAGATAAATATTTATGGATGCGCTTCCCCTTACATGGGGGTTTTATAGGTGAAATATCCTCATTATTCATTAAGGCCCTTGGTGTGCCTGGTTTTTTCCTTTTAATAATTTTGTTACTTTTGATACCTGGATTTATCCTTTTGGATAGGACAAAATTTTTAGCGCGTTTTTTTAAAAGTGATCAATCTGAAGAAAAATTTAGTATCCCCCAGGAAAAAACTCAGGAAAGTCCTGCTCCTTTAGAACTTAGAGATATTAAAGTTCAAACAGGTGAGAAAAACCCTCTCTCCGAGCACCAAGTCCAGTCTGAAGAAACTCCAGAGGTTTCTATTCCAAAGAAACTTACCCTTCCTCCCCCCATTGATTTACTTAGTGATTCTCCAACAAGCTCATACAAGATAAAACCTGAAGAGTTAAAAGAGAGGGCTCTGTTATTAAAGGCCAAACTTAGAGAATTTGGAATTGAGGGAGAGGTAACAGGAATTAATCCCGGACCAGTTATAACTGTCTTTGAATTTAAGCCTGCCCCTGGAATCAAGCTTAGCAAAATTTTAAGTCTCGTTGATGACCTTGCCCTTGGGCTTTCTGCCAAAAGTGTGCGCATTGTTGCCCCTATTCCTGGGAAAAGTGTTATTGGTATTGAGATCTCCAATCCTCAAAGAGAACTGGTTTATCTCAAAGAGATTTTAACTGAAGAAACCTTCAAAAAATCTAACTCCCCTCTTACTTTTTCCCTTGGAAAAGACCTCTCCGGTATACCTGTAGTTGCTGATCTAAGAAAAATGCCCCATCTCCTTATTGCTGGAAGCACTGGCTCCGGAAAGAGTATTTTTATTCACAGCATTATTTTAAGTATTCTTTATAAATCAACCCCTGAAGAGGTAAAATTTCTCATGATAGATCCTAAAAGAATTGAGCTTTCTGTTTATGATGGAATACCCTATTTACTTCATCCTGTAGTCCTTGAGCCTAATATGGCAACGCGGGCCTTAAGATGGGCTGTCTCAGAAATGGAGAGACGCTATAGCCTCTTTGAAGAATTCTCCGTGAGAAATCTTGAATCCTATAATGAAGAATTTGAGGAAAAACTCCCCTATATTGTAATTATCATTGATGAGCTGGCTGATCTCATGGTTGTCTCTTCAAAAGAAGTAGAGACCCTGCTTACCAGACTTGCTCAGATGGCACGAGCTGCAGGGATTCATCTAATCGTAGCCACCCAGAGGCCCTCTGTTGATGTGATAACTGGCCTTATAAAGGTTAACTTTCCCGCCCGCATTTCCTTTCAGGTTACCTCTAAGGTTGATTCCCGCACTATTCTTGATACTCAGGGCGCTGAAAGATTACTTGGTGCAGGGGATATGCTCTTTATGCCCCCAGGAAGTTCTCATCTTCAACGCATTCATGCCCCCTTTGTCTCGGAAAAAGAAGTCAAAAGGGTGGTAGACTACCTTAAATCCTTTGGAGAGCCAGAATATTTAGCTGACTTAGAGAGCCTTGCTGATGAGTCAGAGGAAGAGACCCTTTCTTCAGACCCTATGGGAGATGAACTCTATCAAGAGGCCTTAAAAATTGCCTATCAGTATGGAAAAATCTCTGTTTCTATGTTACAAAGAAAATTAAGAATAGGTTATAATAGAGCGGCAAGGATTGTTGAAAAAATGGAAGAAGAGGGTATACTTGGTCCCAGTGATGGTGTTCGTCCTCGCCCTGTTATTGGTCCTCGCAAGCCCCTTTAA
- a CDS encoding formate--tetrahydrofolate ligase: MQLDPTKMKDWEIAYEAEKNMKTVYQLGEEMGLTKEELLPYGHYVAKIDYKRVLERLKDKPNGKYINVTAITPTPLGEGKTTTLIGLVQGLGKRGQNVIGCIRQPSGGPTFNIKGSAAGGGLSQVIPLDKFSLGLTGDINAVMNAHNLAMVALTSRMQHEANYDDETLAKKGLRRLNIDPKRVEMGWVIDFCAQALRHIVIGLGGKNDGYPMESKFWIAVASEVMAILAVARDLKDLRERIGKIVVAFDKFGNPVTTEDLDVAGAMTAWMVEAINPNLMQTIEGQPVLVHAGPFANIAIGQNSIIEDYVALKLGDYVVTESGFAADIGFEKFWNIKCRLSGLIPNVSVVVATIRALKCHGGAPIPRPGQPIPKEYLEENLEWVEKGCENLLHCVNIVKKSGAIPVVCINKFYADTENEVKLVRKICEEAGVRVAYSDHWLKGGEGAVELADAVMDACRETPQFRFLYELDEPIKTRIEKIAKEVYGADGVIYMPPAEEKIKILEANPELRKLPICMVKTHLSLSDDPAKKGVPKGWTLRVRDVLIFRGSGFIVPVAGDINLMPGTASDPAYRRIDVDVETGKVKGLF; encoded by the coding sequence ATGCAACTTGATCCAACCAAGATGAAAGACTGGGAAATTGCTTACGAGGCAGAAAAGAATATGAAGACCGTTTATCAACTTGGAGAGGAGATGGGTTTGACCAAGGAGGAACTACTCCCCTATGGTCATTATGTTGCTAAGATTGATTACAAGAGGGTACTTGAAAGGTTAAAAGATAAACCCAATGGTAAATATATCAATGTAACTGCTATTACCCCTACCCCTCTTGGAGAAGGGAAAACTACTACCCTTATAGGTCTTGTGCAGGGGCTTGGTAAAAGAGGGCAAAATGTTATTGGCTGTATCAGACAGCCCTCAGGAGGCCCTACTTTTAATATCAAGGGTTCAGCAGCCGGAGGTGGCCTTTCTCAGGTGATTCCTCTGGATAAATTTTCCCTTGGTCTTACAGGGGATATTAATGCAGTCATGAATGCCCATAATTTGGCCATGGTTGCCCTCACTTCAAGGATGCAGCATGAGGCCAATTACGATGATGAAACCCTTGCCAAGAAAGGCTTAAGAAGGTTAAACATTGACCCCAAAAGGGTTGAAATGGGCTGGGTGATTGATTTTTGTGCCCAGGCCTTAAGGCATATTGTGATTGGGCTGGGTGGAAAAAACGATGGTTATCCCATGGAGTCAAAATTCTGGATTGCAGTAGCCTCTGAGGTTATGGCAATCCTTGCTGTAGCAAGGGATTTAAAGGATCTTAGAGAGAGAATTGGAAAGATTGTAGTTGCCTTTGATAAATTTGGTAATCCTGTTACAACGGAAGACTTGGATGTGGCAGGTGCCATGACTGCCTGGATGGTTGAGGCTATCAATCCTAATCTTATGCAGACTATTGAGGGACAGCCTGTGCTTGTGCATGCTGGCCCCTTTGCTAATATCGCTATCGGCCAAAACTCTATAATTGAGGATTATGTAGCTCTTAAGCTTGGAGATTATGTGGTCACGGAATCTGGCTTTGCTGCTGATATTGGGTTTGAGAAGTTCTGGAATATTAAGTGCAGACTTTCAGGCCTTATACCCAATGTCTCGGTAGTTGTAGCAACTATTAGGGCTCTAAAGTGCCATGGTGGTGCCCCCATTCCAAGGCCAGGGCAACCCATACCCAAAGAGTATCTTGAAGAAAATCTTGAATGGGTAGAAAAGGGCTGTGAAAATCTCCTTCATTGCGTAAATATCGTCAAAAAGAGCGGTGCTATCCCGGTTGTCTGTATAAATAAATTTTATGCAGACACAGAAAACGAGGTCAAGCTTGTGAGAAAGATCTGTGAAGAGGCTGGAGTGAGAGTTGCCTATTCAGATCATTGGCTAAAAGGTGGAGAGGGAGCGGTTGAGCTTGCAGATGCGGTTATGGATGCCTGTAGAGAAACTCCTCAGTTTAGATTCCTCTATGAACTTGATGAACCCATCAAGACGAGGATTGAAAAGATTGCCAAGGAGGTCTATGGAGCAGATGGTGTGATTTATATGCCTCCTGCTGAGGAAAAGATTAAGATCCTTGAGGCTAATCCAGAGTTGAGGAAACTTCCCATTTGTATGGTTAAAACCCATTTATCTCTTTCTGATGACCCTGCAAAGAAAGGTGTCCCCAAGGGATGGACTTTAAGGGTCAGAGATGTCTTAATCTTTAGAGGATCAGGTTTCATTGTGCCTGTTGCTGGAGATATCAATCTTATGCCTGGAACAGCTTCGGATCCGGCCTATAGAAGAATTGATGTGGATGTGGAAACCGGAAAAGTTAAAGGACTTTTCTAA
- the folD gene encoding bifunctional methylenetetrahydrofolate dehydrogenase/methenyltetrahydrofolate cyclohydrolase FolD: MSAKILDGKAVAEKIRQNIKREVEELKGKGITPGLVTILVGENPASVSYVTAKQKTAHELGFYSVQENLPENVSEEKLLKMIDKYNRDPQIHGILVQLPLPKHINEKRVLYAIDPRKDVDGFHPVNVGKLVIGEPCFIPCTPYGVLMLLAETGVPVDGADVVVVGRSNIVGKPVAILLMQKRKPVGNATVTVCHTGTKNMAEHTKRADILIVAAGVPKFVTADMVKEGVVVIDVGVNRIGTTPEGKAKLCGDVDFEGVKEKASFITPVPGGVGPMTITMLMKNTLESAKMWAGLPSEVA, translated from the coding sequence ATGTCCGCAAAGATACTTGATGGAAAGGCTGTAGCAGAGAAAATCAGGCAGAATATAAAGAGAGAGGTTGAAGAGCTTAAAGGGAAAGGGATTACTCCAGGGCTGGTTACCATTCTGGTGGGGGAAAATCCGGCCTCTGTCTCTTATGTAACTGCCAAGCAAAAAACTGCTCATGAGCTTGGATTTTATTCAGTACAGGAAAATCTTCCTGAAAATGTTTCTGAAGAGAAACTTTTGAAGATGATTGATAAATATAATAGGGATCCCCAGATTCATGGAATCCTTGTTCAGCTTCCTCTTCCCAAACACATCAATGAAAAGAGGGTTCTTTATGCCATTGATCCGAGAAAGGATGTAGATGGCTTTCATCCTGTCAATGTAGGCAAACTTGTTATAGGAGAGCCCTGTTTTATCCCCTGCACGCCTTACGGAGTGCTTATGCTTCTTGCTGAAACAGGAGTGCCTGTTGATGGGGCTGATGTGGTTGTAGTTGGAAGGAGCAATATAGTGGGAAAACCCGTTGCCATCTTGCTTATGCAGAAGAGAAAACCTGTGGGAAATGCAACTGTGACTGTCTGTCATACCGGGACCAAAAATATGGCAGAACATACCAAAAGGGCAGATATCCTGATTGTAGCTGCAGGAGTCCCTAAATTTGTCACTGCAGATATGGTGAAAGAGGGTGTGGTTGTAATTGATGTGGGGGTTAATAGAATTGGAACCACTCCAGAAGGCAAGGCCAAGCTTTGTGGTGATGTGGATTTTGAAGGTGTTAAAGAAAAGGCAAGTTTTATTACTCCGGTTCCGGGTGGAGTTGGGCCTATGACCATAACCATGCTTATGAAAAATACTCTTGAGTCTGCCAAGATGTGGGCCGGGCTCCCCAGTGAGGTAGCATAG
- the cooS gene encoding anaerobic carbon-monoxide dehydrogenase catalytic subunit has protein sequence MIDERARFGKGRPGVQTQTAEELYSKLKEDVLTAPRRVERRGTLPCAFGKGGTCCRVCNMGPCQVVEGVEELKGVCGASAATVVARNFARMVAAGTSAHSDHGRHVAKLFYEAVHGEVPFEVRDKRKLRVVAQAFGVDPNLPEGDLLKELADAALRIFSQQEGEIILTHRAPKPLLEKWRQYGVVPRGVDREVVELTHRTTIGVDQNYKNILMGAARCSLADGWGGSMLATELQDLLLGNPQPIRAKVNIGLGVLRPDHVNVAVHGHDPLLADALAQASYDPEIIEEAKRVGAKGINLSGICCTGNEVLMRKGIPIAGSFIQQEVAIATGALEAVVVDVQCIMQNVVEIAKHFHTAVITTSPIAMMEGATHIPFDEKRALEVAKEILRTAIARFPQRDLSKVNIPDQSVDIVAGFSHEAIMYILGGRFRASYKPLNENIINGKILGIAAIVGCDQYRVNEPIQVELAKELIANNVLVLATGCSATNMAMAGLLSPEAAKLAGDGLREVLEAVGCPPVLHMGACVDNSRILIAATEIVHTGGLGDDIFQIPAVGCAPQWMSEKAIAIGMYFVTTGVQVVFGPDFPTLGSKTVTDFLFYEIENYFNGCWRVARTANEFANIMIDRINGGRRALGIDKPKPRVLFDMAMRRALEGPRYVPVFHGLGCFGSHEKLTTEEKTA, from the coding sequence ATGATAGATGAAAGAGCAAGATTTGGTAAAGGGAGGCCCGGGGTGCAGACACAAACTGCAGAGGAACTATACAGTAAACTTAAAGAAGATGTGCTTACTGCTCCCAGAAGGGTTGAGAGGAGAGGGACTCTTCCATGTGCCTTTGGTAAGGGAGGGACCTGTTGTAGGGTCTGCAATATGGGACCCTGTCAGGTAGTGGAAGGTGTTGAGGAATTGAAAGGAGTCTGTGGAGCCTCTGCAGCTACAGTGGTAGCCAGAAATTTTGCCAGAATGGTTGCTGCAGGAACCTCAGCTCATTCTGATCATGGAAGACATGTGGCTAAACTCTTTTACGAAGCTGTGCATGGAGAGGTTCCCTTTGAAGTGAGAGATAAGAGAAAGCTTAGAGTTGTTGCTCAGGCTTTTGGAGTAGATCCCAATCTTCCTGAAGGGGATCTTCTAAAAGAACTTGCAGATGCTGCTTTGAGAATATTTTCACAACAGGAGGGAGAAATAATTCTTACCCATAGAGCTCCAAAGCCCCTTCTTGAAAAGTGGAGACAATATGGAGTTGTTCCAAGGGGTGTAGATAGAGAGGTGGTTGAGCTCACGCACCGGACAACTATCGGCGTTGACCAGAACTATAAAAATATTCTTATGGGGGCTGCAAGATGTTCTCTTGCGGATGGCTGGGGAGGAAGTATGCTTGCTACAGAACTTCAAGATCTTTTGCTTGGAAATCCCCAGCCTATAAGGGCAAAAGTTAATATTGGTCTGGGGGTCTTAAGGCCTGATCATGTGAATGTGGCTGTGCATGGGCATGATCCCCTTTTAGCTGATGCCTTAGCTCAGGCAAGTTATGACCCTGAGATAATTGAGGAGGCAAAAAGGGTTGGTGCTAAAGGAATTAACCTTTCCGGAATCTGTTGCACTGGAAATGAAGTTCTTATGCGTAAGGGGATACCTATTGCTGGATCTTTTATTCAGCAGGAAGTTGCTATTGCAACTGGAGCACTTGAAGCGGTTGTTGTTGATGTGCAGTGTATCATGCAAAATGTAGTTGAAATAGCTAAACACTTTCATACAGCAGTGATTACCACAAGTCCCATTGCCATGATGGAGGGGGCAACGCATATCCCCTTTGATGAAAAAAGGGCTTTAGAGGTTGCTAAGGAAATTTTAAGAACAGCTATTGCCAGATTTCCTCAGAGGGACCTTTCTAAGGTAAATATTCCCGATCAGAGTGTGGATATTGTGGCTGGGTTTAGTCATGAGGCCATTATGTATATCCTTGGAGGAAGATTCAGGGCAAGTTATAAACCATTAAATGAAAATATTATTAATGGAAAGATCCTTGGAATTGCAGCCATTGTGGGTTGCGATCAGTATAGAGTAAATGAGCCCATTCAGGTTGAGCTTGCTAAGGAGCTTATTGCTAATAATGTGCTTGTTCTTGCCACAGGTTGTTCGGCAACCAACATGGCTATGGCAGGGCTTCTTTCTCCTGAAGCAGCAAAGCTTGCAGGAGATGGTCTGAGAGAGGTTCTTGAAGCAGTAGGTTGTCCGCCTGTTCTTCACATGGGGGCTTGTGTGGATAATTCGCGAATTCTTATTGCAGCAACAGAGATAGTTCATACAGGAGGTCTTGGAGATGATATATTTCAGATTCCAGCGGTAGGATGTGCCCCTCAGTGGATGAGTGAAAAGGCTATCGCTATTGGGATGTATTTTGTTACCACGGGTGTTCAGGTTGTTTTTGGGCCTGATTTTCCAACCCTTGGAAGTAAAACTGTTACCGATTTTCTCTTCTATGAAATTGAAAATTATTTTAATGGATGCTGGAGGGTTGCAAGGACTGCCAATGAGTTTGCTAATATTATGATAGATAGAATTAATGGTGGAAGAAGGGCTCTTGGAATTGATAAGCCCAAGCCAAGAGTCCTCTTTGATATGGCTATGAGAAGGGCTCTTGAAGGGCCAAGATATGTGCCTGTGTTCCATGGACTTGGTTGTTTTGGTTCCCATGAAAAGCTAACCACTGAAGAAAAAACTGCATAG
- a CDS encoding FAD-dependent oxidoreductase → MKNPKGQVLVVGGGIAGIQSALDLADLGFYVYLVEKKASIGGVMAQLDKTFPTNDCSIUILAPKMVEAGRSPNIEILTLTEVLEVKGKAGDFKVKLKVNPRYIDPDKCTACGECMKYCPRLAIDTYNENLTFTRAARIDFPQAVPTKYYLDPEVCLRLNHETCQLCSNVCGPKAINFDQKPEIKEVQVGAILLAPGFGKVPVSALEKFGYGKFSDVLHSLEVERLTCVAGPTEGEVIRLSDFKHPKRIAYIQCVGSRDLTCGQPYCSSVCCMYAVKQASVIKEHEPSAEITLFFMDVRTQGKGFDESFRSAVDKYGFKVVRARPGKVDRVDGRLALNYVDEAGEVKREYFDLIVLSVGLGAPEDAEKLSQIFGIELNEFRFAKTNYLNPLETSRPGIYVIGAFQGPKDIPESVIQAGGGAALASELLKDGRGTSTVVKEYPPEDIELLSEEPRIGVFVCHCGVNIAGVVDVKEVRDYAKTLPNVVLSENVVYACAQDSLVQLVDKIKKYRLNRIVMSACTPRTHEPLFQDTLREAGLNLALIEMANIRDQCAWVHPDNPEKATEKAKDLVRMAVAKARRLKPLELQRVKVTPSALIIGGGAAGMTSALSLAEQGFEVFLVEKEPELGGTLRRVKTLIAGDDPQAFLKELIEKVKAHPKIKVFTSATVENISGYIGNYTTTIRTMEASEILNHGVVVVATGGKEYRPSSYPLDGERVITQLELEERLTKKKSKGFPKRVIMIQCAGSRGEELKHCSKVCCIQALKNALKIKELSPETEVYILYMDMRAYGFYEKYYLSARKKGVKFIRFSADKRPRVEVKNKKAVVKVWDTLLAEELELKADLCVLSVGITATEDNNIASILKLPVNDEGFLMEAHVKLRPVETATDGVYLVGLAHSPQLLSEVIAQAKAGAGKAGIPLAKGFVDVPPIVAEVNEAKCIGCAICAEVCPFSAIEMAKVEKRRKARVIKAACKGCGVCASHCPVFAIDVGGFTGEAILEQLRGFKREEERVEEEKEAKAGGA, encoded by the coding sequence ATGAAGAATCCCAAAGGACAGGTCTTAGTTGTTGGGGGCGGAATTGCTGGGATTCAGAGCGCTTTAGATTTAGCAGATCTTGGATTTTATGTTTATTTAGTGGAAAAAAAGGCAAGTATTGGTGGGGTAATGGCTCAACTTGATAAGACCTTTCCCACCAATGACTGTAGTATCTGAATCCTTGCCCCTAAGATGGTGGAGGCCGGGCGGTCTCCCAATATTGAAATCCTGACTCTGACTGAGGTGCTTGAGGTAAAGGGTAAGGCTGGAGACTTTAAGGTAAAGCTTAAAGTCAATCCTCGCTATATTGACCCGGATAAGTGCACTGCCTGTGGGGAGTGTATGAAGTATTGCCCAAGGCTTGCTATTGATACTTATAACGAGAATTTGACCTTTACCAGAGCTGCACGCATTGATTTTCCTCAGGCGGTGCCAACTAAGTATTATCTTGATCCTGAGGTCTGTTTACGGTTAAATCATGAGACCTGTCAGCTCTGTAGTAATGTCTGCGGGCCAAAGGCCATAAATTTTGATCAGAAGCCAGAGATTAAAGAGGTTCAGGTGGGAGCTATTCTTTTGGCACCGGGTTTTGGAAAGGTCCCGGTTTCTGCTCTGGAAAAATTTGGCTATGGGAAGTTTAGTGATGTCCTCCATAGTCTGGAGGTAGAAAGGCTTACCTGTGTAGCTGGGCCTACAGAGGGAGAGGTTATTAGACTTTCAGATTTCAAACATCCCAAAAGGATTGCCTATATTCAATGCGTTGGCTCAAGGGATCTTACCTGTGGCCAGCCTTATTGTTCAAGTGTTTGCTGTATGTATGCAGTAAAACAGGCCTCAGTCATTAAGGAACATGAGCCTTCTGCCGAAATTACCCTTTTCTTTATGGATGTGAGAACACAGGGTAAGGGTTTTGATGAGAGTTTTAGATCCGCGGTGGACAAGTATGGTTTCAAGGTGGTTAGGGCTCGGCCTGGTAAGGTTGATAGAGTTGATGGAAGGCTTGCTCTTAATTATGTAGATGAAGCTGGAGAAGTAAAAAGGGAATACTTTGATCTCATTGTGCTTTCTGTTGGTTTGGGAGCTCCGGAGGACGCTGAAAAGCTTTCTCAGATCTTTGGGATTGAATTAAATGAGTTTAGATTTGCAAAGACAAATTATCTAAATCCCCTTGAGACCTCAAGACCAGGGATTTATGTAATTGGAGCCTTTCAGGGACCAAAGGATATTCCTGAAAGCGTTATTCAGGCAGGAGGTGGGGCAGCTCTTGCCTCGGAGCTTCTTAAAGATGGTAGAGGGACTTCCACGGTAGTCAAAGAATATCCCCCTGAGGATATAGAGCTTCTTTCTGAAGAACCAAGGATTGGGGTCTTTGTCTGCCATTGTGGAGTAAATATTGCAGGAGTTGTGGATGTAAAGGAAGTAAGGGATTATGCTAAAACCCTTCCCAATGTTGTGCTTTCAGAAAATGTAGTCTATGCCTGTGCTCAGGATTCTCTTGTTCAGCTTGTAGATAAGATAAAAAAATATCGTCTCAATCGTATTGTTATGTCAGCCTGTACCCCAAGAACTCATGAGCCCTTATTTCAGGATACCTTAAGGGAGGCAGGTCTTAATTTAGCTCTCATTGAGATGGCTAATATTAGAGATCAGTGCGCCTGGGTGCATCCTGATAATCCTGAAAAGGCAACAGAAAAGGCTAAAGACCTTGTAAGGATGGCTGTGGCTAAGGCAAGGAGACTTAAACCCCTTGAGCTTCAGAGAGTAAAGGTAACTCCTTCAGCTTTAATAATAGGGGGCGGAGCTGCAGGAATGACCTCAGCCCTCTCCTTAGCTGAGCAAGGCTTTGAGGTCTTTTTGGTTGAGAAGGAGCCTGAGCTTGGTGGAACTTTAAGAAGGGTTAAGACCTTGATTGCTGGAGATGATCCTCAGGCCTTTTTAAAGGAGTTAATTGAAAAGGTTAAAGCCCATCCTAAGATTAAGGTCTTTACATCTGCAACCGTTGAAAACATCTCTGGTTATATTGGAAATTATACTACCACTATAAGGACAATGGAGGCTTCAGAAATTCTTAATCACGGAGTGGTAGTAGTAGCCACAGGAGGAAAAGAATACAGGCCATCAAGTTATCCCTTAGATGGTGAAAGGGTTATTACGCAACTTGAACTTGAGGAGAGACTTACTAAGAAAAAGAGCAAAGGTTTTCCCAAGAGAGTGATTATGATTCAGTGTGCAGGCTCAAGGGGTGAGGAGCTTAAACATTGTAGTAAGGTCTGTTGTATTCAGGCTCTCAAGAATGCCTTAAAGATAAAAGAGCTTAGCCCAGAAACAGAGGTCTATATCCTTTATATGGATATGCGGGCCTATGGTTTTTATGAAAAATATTATCTATCTGCCAGAAAGAAGGGGGTTAAATTTATAAGATTTTCAGCAGATAAGCGCCCAAGAGTTGAGGTAAAGAACAAAAAAGCTGTTGTAAAGGTATGGGATACATTGTTGGCTGAAGAGCTTGAGCTTAAGGCAGATCTCTGTGTCCTTTCTGTGGGAATTACTGCAACAGAGGACAATAATATTGCCAGTATTCTCAAGTTGCCTGTAAATGATGAGGGTTTTCTGATGGAGGCCCATGTAAAATTAAGGCCTGTTGAAACTGCAACAGATGGGGTCTATTTGGTAGGGCTTGCCCATAGTCCTCAGCTCTTGAGTGAGGTAATAGCGCAGGCTAAAGCCGGGGCAGGTAAGGCAGGTATTCCCCTTGCGAAGGGTTTTGTTGATGTGCCTCCTATTGTGGCAGAGGTTAATGAGGCTAAGTGTATTGGATGTGCCATCTGTGCTGAGGTATGTCCTTTCTCAGCTATTGAGATGGCTAAGGTTGAGAAGCGGAGAAAAGCAAGGGTCATTAAGGCAGCCTGTAAAGGCTGTGGGGTATGCGCCTCTCATTGTCCAGTTTTTGCCATTGATGTTGGAGGATTTACTGGAGAGGCCATTCTTGAGCAATTGAGAGGATTTAAGAGAGAGGAAGAAAGAGTAGAAGAGGAAAAAGAAGCTAAGGCTGGAGGGGCTTAG
- a CDS encoding 4Fe-4S binding protein: protein MITLSVNEGEVKGFVERVVTSYDQCFRCGACSGICPVKKTTKIFDPRKIVHLLLLGFMDKVLNEILWYCSQCGSCVPVCPMDVKPRDVIGALRNYALEKGLLDEEKLFELGVFARVNTQKCIVCLTCVRTCPFSAASIGNLGFAYIEPSKCRACGICVKECPARAIELKPKPEFLEVKAE from the coding sequence TTGATTACCCTGAGTGTTAATGAAGGCGAGGTTAAAGGTTTTGTAGAGAGGGTAGTTACAAGTTATGACCAGTGTTTTCGATGCGGAGCCTGTTCTGGAATTTGCCCGGTTAAAAAGACTACCAAGATCTTTGATCCCAGAAAGATTGTGCATCTTCTTCTCCTTGGATTTATGGATAAGGTCTTGAATGAGATTCTCTGGTATTGTTCTCAGTGTGGGTCCTGTGTTCCAGTGTGTCCCATGGATGTGAAGCCAAGAGATGTGATAGGGGCTTTAAGAAATTATGCCCTTGAAAAGGGCCTTCTTGATGAGGAAAAGCTCTTTGAGCTTGGTGTTTTTGCCCGGGTTAATACGCAAAAGTGTATAGTTTGTCTCACCTGCGTGAGAACTTGTCCCTTTTCAGCAGCTTCTATTGGAAACTTAGGTTTTGCTTATATAGAGCCCTCTAAGTGCAGGGCTTGTGGAATCTGTGTTAAGGAGTGTCCAGCAAGAGCCATTGAGCTTAAACCTAAACCTGAATTTTTGGAGGTAAAGGCTGAATGA
- a CDS encoding hydrogenase iron-sulfur subunit: MKNSFQITILCCNYTNLAEREDLASLLGKIEIKRYPCSGHIEITDILRAFKEGAKAVMVAGCSKGTCHNQKGSERAEKRVLGAKKILEEIGIEPERVEMFYVSRLDSGDFVEKAKAFYQRVLSLELKERAQ, encoded by the coding sequence ATGAAGAATTCTTTTCAAATAACTATTCTTTGTTGTAATTATACTAATTTAGCAGAAAGAGAGGACCTTGCCTCTCTCTTGGGAAAGATTGAGATAAAGAGATATCCCTGCTCCGGACATATTGAAATTACAGATATATTAAGGGCCTTCAAAGAGGGAGCCAAAGCGGTGATGGTTGCTGGATGTAGTAAAGGAACCTGTCATAATCAAAAAGGAAGTGAGAGGGCTGAAAAGAGGGTTCTTGGAGCGAAAAAAATTCTTGAAGAGATTGGTATTGAACCTGAGAGAGTGGAGATGTTTTATGTTTCAAGACTTGATAGTGGAGACTTTGTGGAAAAGGCCAAGGCCTTTTATCAGAGGGTCTTGAGTTTAGAGCTTAAGGAGAGGGCTCAATGA